One genomic segment of Aureimonas sp. AU20 includes these proteins:
- a CDS encoding tagatose-bisphosphate aldolase, translating to MARMTTAELRGYHQICGPDGAMMVIACDQRGGMRTLLASDPAEQAKIGNDVLGLTKADITRHLASQASCVLVDPICAVPQLVDDAVLERGTALLIGLDASGWDTSPEGYRLSKLVDGVDARRVRALGGTGGKIMVYLRSDTPAANTHNIDILERVIADFAREDLLLVVEFLTYALEGESPEAYKAKIPELIQGGTRICLDLGSKVLKLPYPGSPESCAAVTKMSGDVPWAVLSAGVDHETFLGQVEIAMANGASGVIAGRSLWKDCISLDRTETRKRLESVAVPRLREIQAVIARHRAPAAKVA from the coding sequence ATGGCACGGATGACCACGGCGGAACTGCGCGGCTATCACCAGATCTGCGGACCGGACGGGGCGATGATGGTCATCGCCTGCGACCAGCGGGGCGGCATGCGCACCCTCCTGGCCAGCGACCCGGCCGAGCAGGCCAAGATCGGCAACGACGTTCTGGGCCTCACCAAGGCCGACATCACCCGCCATCTCGCCAGCCAAGCGAGCTGCGTCCTGGTCGACCCGATCTGCGCGGTGCCGCAGCTGGTGGACGACGCGGTGCTGGAGCGCGGCACCGCGCTTCTGATCGGCCTCGACGCTTCGGGCTGGGACACCTCGCCCGAGGGCTACCGCCTGTCGAAGCTGGTGGACGGCGTCGATGCCCGGCGGGTGCGCGCGCTTGGCGGCACGGGCGGCAAGATCATGGTCTATCTGCGCTCCGACACGCCGGCCGCCAACACGCACAATATCGACATTCTGGAACGGGTGATCGCCGATTTCGCCCGCGAGGACCTTCTCCTCGTGGTGGAGTTCCTGACCTACGCGCTGGAGGGCGAGAGCCCGGAGGCCTACAAGGCCAAGATCCCCGAGCTGATCCAGGGCGGCACGCGGATCTGCCTCGATCTCGGCTCGAAGGTCCTCAAGCTTCCCTATCCCGGCTCGCCCGAATCCTGCGCCGCCGTCACGAAAATGTCGGGCGACGTGCCCTGGGCGGTGCTGTCGGCGGGCGTCGATCACGAGACCTTCCTCGGCCAGGTGGAGATCGCCATGGCGAACGGCGCTTCGGGCGTCATCGCCGGGCGCTCGCTCTGGAAGGACTGCATCTCGCTCGACCGCACGGAGACGCGCAAGCGGCTGGAAAGCGTCGCCGTTCCCCGGCTTCGCGAGATCCAGGCGGTGATCGCCCGCCACCGCGCCCCGGCCGCCAAGGTGGCCTGA
- a CDS encoding ROK family protein: MAGRNAIGIDIGGTHIRAARVSPEGEILERARVASAPDPQVVLGRIETLVAELDDGSVSALGLGVPGRVDFAARRVLSGGYVDLSGLPLADHLEARFGWPVVVDNDCSMALVAETRVGAAKGAENVVMLTIGTGIGGAILERGAILRSRGTAGQLGHLNVDPAGEPCLCGKRGCVETVSSGTALGRHIARAGLPQTTTAAELLQRRGEDDETARAVLHAWAAPLRIAVDDLVAVLDPDLVLLGGGLGEAAFAALAGIEKQASWYDSPVAPARLGDDAGVIGAALAALPARAASKRLVLVNGVPASGKSGVARALSDATGWPILSLDTIKNPFLTEIEGVDRPFNRKLGRASLRAMFALAREAPAGTTLILDAWFGFQPAEFLAELLGEAGIDTVAELWCSAPPELIGARYGARVNERPPGHPGLDYVPELVALAARARPLDLGPRLDVDTTERFDLMQTRHWLASALADKAPASLAA, translated from the coding sequence ATGGCGGGGCGGAACGCCATCGGCATCGACATCGGCGGCACGCACATCCGCGCCGCCCGCGTTTCGCCCGAGGGCGAAATCCTCGAAAGGGCGCGCGTTGCGAGCGCGCCCGATCCGCAGGTCGTGCTCGGGCGGATCGAGACGCTGGTGGCCGAGCTCGACGACGGCAGCGTCTCAGCTCTCGGCCTCGGCGTGCCGGGCCGCGTGGATTTCGCCGCGCGGCGCGTTCTCTCCGGCGGCTATGTCGATCTCTCCGGCCTTCCCCTCGCCGACCATCTTGAAGCCCGCTTCGGCTGGCCAGTGGTGGTGGACAACGACTGCTCCATGGCGCTGGTGGCGGAAACCCGCGTCGGCGCCGCCAAGGGCGCCGAGAATGTCGTGATGCTGACGATCGGCACCGGCATCGGCGGCGCGATCCTGGAGCGCGGGGCGATCCTTCGCTCGCGCGGCACGGCCGGTCAGCTCGGCCATCTCAATGTCGATCCCGCCGGCGAGCCCTGCCTTTGCGGCAAGCGCGGCTGCGTGGAAACGGTGAGTTCGGGCACCGCGCTCGGCCGCCATATCGCTCGCGCCGGCCTGCCCCAGACGACCACGGCCGCCGAGTTGCTTCAGCGCCGCGGCGAGGACGACGAGACGGCGCGCGCCGTGCTGCACGCCTGGGCCGCGCCGCTGCGCATCGCGGTGGACGATCTCGTGGCGGTTCTCGATCCCGACCTCGTGCTTCTGGGCGGGGGCCTCGGCGAAGCCGCCTTCGCGGCCCTGGCCGGCATCGAAAAGCAGGCCTCCTGGTACGACAGCCCCGTTGCCCCCGCGCGGCTGGGCGACGATGCGGGCGTGATCGGCGCGGCTCTGGCCGCGCTTCCCGCGCGCGCGGCGTCCAAGCGCCTCGTGCTCGTCAACGGCGTTCCGGCCAGCGGCAAGAGCGGCGTGGCGCGGGCGCTGTCGGACGCGACGGGCTGGCCGATCCTTTCGCTCGACACGATCAAGAACCCGTTCCTCACCGAGATCGAAGGCGTCGATCGTCCCTTCAATCGCAAGCTCGGCCGCGCCAGCCTGCGCGCCATGTTCGCCCTGGCGCGGGAAGCGCCGGCGGGCACGACCTTGATCCTCGATGCCTGGTTCGGCTTCCAGCCCGCCGAGTTTCTGGCCGAACTCCTCGGCGAAGCGGGCATCGACACGGTTGCCGAACTCTGGTGCTCGGCCCCGCCCGAGCTCATCGGCGCGCGGTACGGCGCACGCGTGAATGAGCGCCCGCCCGGCCATCCCGGTCTCGACTACGTGCCCGAACTCGTAGCCCTCGCCGCAAGGGCGCGCCCGCTCGATCTCGGCCCCCGGCTCGATGTGGACACGACGGAGCGGTTCGACCTGATGCAAACGCGGCATTGGCTTGCGTCCGCTCTGGCCGACAAAGCGCCGGCCAGTCTGGCGGCCTAG
- a CDS encoding Gfo/Idh/MocA family protein, producing the protein MTRKLRVGVVGAGIAERHLAGYGWNKDLFEVPVLCSLDEGRGRDLCAKYEIADYTQDVETLLRRDDLDIIDICTPPDSHFDLCRRAIEAGKHVVCEKPLFGSVAEVDEMAAIVARANGPKLMPIFQYRYGTGLQKLKLLIEKGLTGRPFLTTIETHWWRGRDYYEVPWRGKWRSELGGGLLGHAIHAHDMLNYVHGDCADVFAYGATLVNPIEVEDTAALSVRMKNGSLASLSMTLGSRREISRLRFCFHDLVAESILEPYTMGRDPWSFVAGTPEHQARVDAALAGYEGREDGYTRQFELFHTAILSGAEPPVTLQDARNSLELVTAAYASQRSGQPTVLPITADHPLYRSWLPEDARAPERIAS; encoded by the coding sequence ATGACCCGGAAACTGCGCGTCGGCGTCGTCGGAGCTGGGATCGCCGAACGGCATCTGGCCGGCTACGGCTGGAACAAGGACCTGTTCGAGGTGCCCGTCCTGTGCTCGCTGGACGAAGGACGCGGCCGCGATCTCTGCGCGAAATACGAGATTGCCGACTACACGCAGGATGTCGAGACGCTTCTGCGGCGCGACGATCTCGACATCATCGACATCTGCACGCCGCCGGATTCGCATTTCGACTTGTGCCGCCGGGCGATCGAGGCGGGCAAGCACGTCGTCTGCGAGAAGCCGCTCTTCGGCTCCGTCGCGGAGGTGGACGAGATGGCCGCCATCGTCGCGCGCGCGAACGGCCCCAAGCTCATGCCGATCTTCCAGTATCGCTACGGCACGGGCCTTCAGAAGCTGAAGCTTCTGATCGAGAAGGGGCTGACGGGCCGGCCCTTCCTCACCACGATCGAGACGCATTGGTGGCGCGGGCGGGACTACTACGAGGTGCCCTGGCGCGGCAAGTGGCGGTCGGAGCTGGGCGGCGGCCTGCTCGGCCATGCCATCCACGCGCATGACATGCTCAACTACGTCCATGGCGACTGCGCCGATGTCTTCGCCTATGGCGCGACGCTGGTGAACCCGATCGAGGTGGAGGACACGGCCGCGCTTTCCGTGCGCATGAAGAACGGCTCGCTGGCGAGCCTTTCCATGACGCTCGGCTCGCGGCGGGAAATCTCGCGCCTGCGCTTCTGCTTCCACGACCTCGTCGCCGAAAGCATTCTGGAGCCCTACACGATGGGGCGCGATCCCTGGAGCTTCGTGGCGGGAACGCCCGAGCATCAGGCGCGCGTCGACGCCGCGCTGGCGGGCTACGAGGGGCGGGAGGACGGCTATACCCGGCAGTTCGAGCTCTTCCACACGGCGATCCTCTCCGGTGCGGAACCGCCCGTGACCCTGCAGGACGCGCGCAACTCGCTCGAACTCGTGACCGCCGCCTACGCCTCGCAGCGAAGCGGGCAGCCGACGGTGCTTCCCATCACCGCCGATCATCCGCTCTACCGCTCCTGGCTTCCCGAGGACGCGAGGGCGCCAGAGCGCATAGCGTCGTGA
- a CDS encoding Gfo/Idh/MocA family protein encodes MLRFAAIGIDHGHIFDHIKGLIAAGCEFAGYCPKTTAPGVLAAIEADYPDAPKVDRETLLADPTIDIICIAAIPCDRAGLAVRAMEAGKDVMTDKPGVTTFAQLDEVRRTAERTGRIFSVCFTERHSVRSAVKAGQLVREGAIGQVVQTMGMGPHRLQLATRPDWFFDPDRFGGIIVDIASHQIDQFLFYTGSDTAEVVASTIGNFAMPDRPRFEDYGDITLRSDKASGFVRVDWYTPDALGTWGDGRLTILGTEGYIELRKYIDISGRPGKDHLFLVNGTTNTHIDCSAEKLIYFEAFAEDVRARTETAMPQAHVYEVCRLSLEAQAKAVRIGNR; translated from the coding sequence ATGCTGAGATTCGCAGCCATTGGCATCGACCACGGGCATATTTTCGATCACATCAAGGGCCTGATCGCGGCGGGCTGCGAGTTCGCCGGCTACTGCCCCAAGACCACCGCGCCAGGCGTCCTGGCGGCGATCGAGGCCGACTATCCCGACGCCCCGAAGGTGGACCGCGAGACGCTCTTGGCCGATCCCACGATCGACATCATCTGCATCGCCGCCATCCCTTGCGACCGGGCAGGCCTTGCCGTGCGCGCCATGGAGGCGGGCAAGGACGTGATGACCGACAAGCCCGGCGTCACCACCTTCGCCCAGCTGGACGAGGTGCGACGCACGGCCGAGCGCACCGGGCGCATCTTCTCGGTCTGCTTCACCGAGCGCCACAGCGTGCGCTCCGCCGTCAAGGCCGGGCAGCTCGTGCGCGAGGGGGCCATCGGCCAAGTGGTGCAGACCATGGGCATGGGGCCGCATCGGCTTCAGCTTGCCACGCGGCCGGACTGGTTCTTCGATCCCGACCGGTTCGGCGGCATCATCGTGGACATCGCCTCGCACCAGATCGACCAGTTCCTGTTCTACACCGGCTCGGACACGGCCGAGGTGGTGGCGAGCACGATCGGCAATTTCGCCATGCCCGACCGCCCGCGCTTCGAGGACTATGGCGACATCACGCTGCGCTCCGACAAGGCGTCGGGCTTCGTGCGGGTGGACTGGTACACGCCCGACGCGCTCGGCACTTGGGGCGACGGGCGGCTGACGATTCTTGGCACCGAAGGCTATATCGAGCTTCGCAAATATATCGACATTTCGGGCCGACCGGGGAAGGACCACCTCTTCCTCGTGAACGGCACGACCAACACGCACATCGACTGCAGCGCGGAAAAGCTGATCTACTTCGAGGCCTTTGCTGAAGACGTGCGCGCGCGCACCGAGACGGCCATGCCGCAGGCCCATGTCTACGAGGTCTGCCGCCTGTCGCTGGAAGCGCAGGCGAAGGCCGTGCGCATCGGCAATCGTTGA
- a CDS encoding pseudoazurin: MLNRSHLRLVLAAGLLAFASGAEAADHVVKMLNVGAKGSMVFEPDFVRAEPGDTVTFVPTQPGHNAESVKDIWPEGVEPFKSGFNKPYTLTVGSEGLYGIKCTPHYGMGMVALVVVGKPAKLDAARAVKHPGKAQATFAALLDEAAKTP, encoded by the coding sequence ATGCTGAACAGATCCCATCTTCGCCTCGTCCTCGCCGCCGGTCTCCTCGCTTTCGCCTCGGGCGCGGAGGCGGCGGACCATGTGGTGAAGATGCTGAATGTCGGCGCCAAGGGCTCGATGGTCTTCGAGCCGGATTTCGTGCGCGCCGAGCCCGGCGACACCGTGACCTTCGTTCCGACACAGCCCGGCCACAACGCCGAGTCCGTCAAGGACATCTGGCCGGAGGGCGTCGAGCCCTTCAAGAGCGGCTTCAACAAGCCCTACACGCTGACCGTCGGCTCCGAGGGGCTCTACGGCATCAAGTGTACGCCGCATTACGGCATGGGCATGGTGGCGCTGGTGGTGGTGGGCAAGCCCGCCAAGCTGGACGCGGCGCGGGCCGTGAAGCACCCCGGCAAAGCCCAGGCCACCTTCGCCGCGCTGCTGGACGAAGCCGCCAAGACGCCATAG
- a CDS encoding GMC family oxidoreductase produces MAAPYDLDDGSVFVIVGSGAGGGTLGTQLALKGIDTVILEAGKRHETWDFINDEWDSFSQLAWTDKRMTSGSWDISRTFPNLPAWIVKSVGGSTVHWAGASLRFQEHEFKTRTHYGEMAGANLLDWPIDLKEMEPWYAEAENRMGVTRTNGIPGLPGNNNFKVLEAGAKKIGYKEVHTGRMAINSEPRDDRGYCMQLGFCFQGCKSGAKWSTLVAEIPKGEATGKLEVRPECQVLRIEHDAAGKVTGVVYADANGVEQRQKARAVAVAGNSIESPRLLLNSQSSLFKDGLANSSGQVGRNYMRHTTGSVYGVFDKPVHMYRGTTMAGIVRDEAHHDTKRGFAGGYEFETLSLGLPFMAAFLDPQKWGRDFSSALDNYQNLAGLWIVGEDMPREDNRITLAEEKDAFGMPVASVHFDDHENDTAMRAHAYKQGSAIYEAVGALRTIHTPPYPSTHNLGTNRMSEKASDGVVNRFGQTHDISNLFVSDGSQFTTGAAENPTLTIVALALRQADHIAGRMSRGEL; encoded by the coding sequence ATGGCAGCACCTTATGATCTCGACGACGGCAGCGTCTTCGTCATCGTGGGTTCGGGCGCGGGCGGCGGCACGCTCGGCACGCAGCTCGCGCTGAAGGGCATCGACACCGTCATCCTGGAAGCAGGAAAGCGGCACGAGACCTGGGACTTCATCAACGACGAATGGGACTCGTTCAGCCAGCTCGCCTGGACGGACAAGCGCATGACCTCGGGAAGCTGGGACATCTCGCGCACCTTTCCCAACCTGCCGGCCTGGATCGTGAAATCGGTCGGCGGCTCCACCGTCCACTGGGCGGGCGCCTCGCTGCGCTTCCAGGAGCACGAGTTCAAGACCCGCACCCATTACGGCGAGATGGCCGGGGCCAATCTCCTGGACTGGCCGATCGACCTGAAGGAAATGGAGCCCTGGTACGCCGAGGCGGAAAACCGCATGGGCGTGACGCGCACCAACGGCATTCCCGGCCTGCCCGGCAACAACAACTTCAAGGTGCTGGAAGCGGGCGCCAAGAAGATCGGCTACAAGGAAGTCCACACCGGCCGCATGGCCATCAATTCCGAGCCGCGCGACGACCGGGGCTACTGCATGCAGCTCGGCTTCTGCTTCCAGGGCTGCAAGTCGGGCGCCAAATGGTCGACCCTCGTCGCCGAAATCCCCAAGGGCGAGGCGACGGGCAAGCTGGAAGTGCGGCCGGAATGCCAGGTCCTGCGCATCGAGCACGACGCGGCGGGCAAGGTGACGGGCGTCGTCTATGCCGACGCCAACGGCGTGGAGCAGCGGCAGAAGGCGCGGGCGGTCGCCGTCGCGGGCAATTCGATCGAGAGCCCGCGCCTCCTTCTCAACTCGCAGTCCAGCCTCTTCAAGGACGGGCTCGCCAATTCCTCCGGCCAGGTCGGGCGCAACTACATGCGCCACACGACGGGCTCGGTCTACGGCGTGTTCGACAAGCCGGTCCACATGTATCGCGGCACGACCATGGCCGGGATCGTGCGCGACGAGGCGCATCACGACACCAAGCGGGGCTTTGCCGGCGGCTACGAGTTCGAGACGCTGTCGCTCGGCCTGCCCTTCATGGCCGCCTTTCTCGACCCGCAGAAATGGGGCCGCGACTTTTCCAGCGCGCTCGACAACTACCAAAACCTCGCCGGGCTCTGGATCGTGGGCGAGGACATGCCGCGCGAGGACAACCGCATCACCCTGGCGGAGGAGAAGGACGCCTTCGGCATGCCCGTCGCCTCCGTCCATTTCGACGATCACGAGAACGACACGGCGATGCGCGCCCACGCCTACAAGCAGGGCTCGGCGATCTACGAGGCGGTGGGCGCGCTGCGCACCATCCACACCCCGCCCTATCCCTCGACCCACAATCTCGGCACCAACCGCATGAGCGAGAAGGCGAGCGACGGCGTCGTCAACCGGTTCGGCCAGACGCACGACATCTCCAACCTCTTCGTCTCGGACGGCTCGCAGTTCACCACCGGCGCGGCGGAGAACCCGACCCTGACGATCGTCGCGCTGGCTCTGCGACAGGCCGATCACATCGCCGGTCGCATGTCGCGCGGCGAACTCTGA
- a CDS encoding Twin-arginine translocation pathway signal, with amino-acid sequence MTTQSIAAAGLSRRVFLRGAGTTLLAMTILPSGLVHGRAWAQMPKATKPETFASLVQMSRDCYPHDRIEDKHYATAVEILDEAARGSPDQLTLLEDGMAALNRAAASAHGAPYARVAAEADRVALLKAIEPSPFFQKVRGNLVVGLYNQKDLWPLFGYEGSSFDKGGYLERGFNDIDWLA; translated from the coding sequence ATGACGACGCAGTCCATCGCTGCGGCGGGCCTGTCCCGCCGTGTCTTCTTGAGGGGGGCCGGCACGACGCTGCTGGCCATGACGATCCTGCCGAGCGGGCTCGTGCACGGCCGCGCCTGGGCCCAGATGCCCAAGGCCACCAAGCCCGAGACCTTCGCCTCGCTGGTCCAGATGTCGCGCGACTGCTACCCGCACGACCGGATCGAGGACAAGCACTACGCCACCGCCGTCGAGATCCTGGACGAGGCCGCGCGCGGCTCGCCCGACCAGCTGACCCTTCTGGAAGACGGCATGGCCGCGCTGAACCGCGCCGCCGCCAGCGCCCATGGCGCGCCCTATGCCCGCGTGGCGGCCGAGGCGGACCGGGTGGCGCTGCTGAAAGCCATCGAGCCTTCGCCCTTCTTCCAGAAGGTTCGCGGCAATCTCGTGGTCGGTCTCTACAACCAGAAGGACCTCTGGCCCCTCTTCGGCTACGAGGGCTCCTCCTTCGACAAGGGCGGCTATCTCGAACGCGGCTTCAACGACATAGACTGGCTGGCCTGA
- a CDS encoding VOC family protein — protein sequence MARLIHSMIRVLEEERSRAFYETAFGLAVADRIDFDSFTLIYMKNAESGFELELTVNKGQSGPYDLGTGYGHLAVSVEALEAEHARLKAAGLAPKDIKELKTPDGNAARFFFIEDPDGYKIEVLERSWRFR from the coding sequence TTGGCGAGACTCATTCATTCCATGATCCGCGTTCTCGAAGAGGAACGCTCAAGGGCCTTCTACGAGACGGCCTTCGGCCTCGCCGTGGCCGATCGGATCGATTTCGACAGCTTCACGCTGATCTACATGAAGAACGCGGAAAGCGGTTTCGAACTGGAGCTGACGGTCAACAAAGGCCAGTCCGGGCCCTACGACCTCGGCACCGGCTATGGACATCTCGCGGTTTCAGTCGAGGCGCTGGAGGCCGAGCACGCGCGGCTGAAAGCGGCCGGCCTCGCGCCCAAGGACATCAAGGAGTTGAAGACGCCGGACGGAAACGCCGCGCGCTTCTTCTTCATCGAAGATCCCGACGGATACAAGATCGAGGTTTTGGAACGGAGCTGGCGCTTCCGATAA
- a CDS encoding ribbon-helix-helix domain-containing protein, which produces MCRLFVGASADLWESQTRSIRMDGMVTSVRLEKMFWTVLEEIAEKDDLNIPQLLHQLYNESIDEGHDLGNFTSFLRVCCLRFLNLQLQGLIPRGTGETRAAEDILALEAEANRRREMKRAAVPVPVPRKSQKYML; this is translated from the coding sequence ATGTGCAGGTTGTTCGTCGGCGCGAGCGCCGACTTGTGGGAAAGCCAGACCCGGTCCATCCGCATGGACGGCATGGTGACGAGCGTCCGGCTGGAGAAGATGTTCTGGACGGTGCTCGAAGAGATCGCCGAAAAGGACGATCTCAACATCCCGCAACTCCTTCACCAGCTCTATAACGAGTCGATCGACGAGGGGCACGATCTCGGAAACTTCACCTCGTTTCTGCGCGTCTGCTGCCTTCGCTTTCTCAACCTGCAGCTGCAAGGGCTGATCCCGCGCGGGACAGGCGAGACGCGAGCGGCGGAGGACATCCTGGCCCTTGAAGCGGAGGCCAACCGGCGGCGCGAGATGAAGCGGGCCGCCGTGCCGGTGCCCGTTCCCCGCAAGAGCCAGAAATACATGCTGTGA
- a CDS encoding aminotransferase class V-fold PLP-dependent enzyme translates to MNDDIRIRLGLRPVINVSGTMTSLGASIVVPQAVEAVTAALPQFIEIGALQKLASRTISRLTGGEAGFVTASCAAAITLAVAGAMTGDDLAAIERLPQTDRLARDEVLIQAGHMVGYGSPVEQGVRLSGAKVVPVGQATSVMAYQMEGAITERTAAALFVVSHHTVQVGQMGLAEFVEVAHARGVPVIVDAASEYDLRRFLEAGADLVLYSSHKFLGGPTGGIVAGRRDLVRAAYFQNNGIGRGMKVGKEGIVGTIAALEAWEVRDHAGIRARESEALDVWQRTLADFAGVEAAIDPDPTDNPLDRLKVHVNPAEAHITAWDLADALASNGTHPVIVRDHEVEHGHFYLDPCNLHPGQAEIVAERLREELDIARRSNDIISSDFAARRKRRAINNWPD, encoded by the coding sequence ATGAACGACGACATTCGCATTCGCCTCGGCCTGCGCCCGGTCATCAACGTCTCGGGGACGATGACCTCGCTCGGCGCCTCGATCGTCGTGCCGCAGGCGGTGGAGGCCGTGACGGCAGCGCTGCCGCAATTCATCGAGATCGGCGCTCTTCAGAAGCTGGCGAGCCGCACGATCAGCCGGCTGACGGGCGGCGAGGCCGGGTTCGTCACGGCCTCCTGCGCCGCCGCGATCACGCTCGCGGTCGCGGGCGCCATGACGGGAGACGATCTCGCGGCGATCGAGCGCCTGCCGCAGACCGACCGCCTCGCGCGCGACGAGGTGCTGATCCAGGCCGGGCACATGGTCGGCTACGGCTCGCCGGTGGAGCAGGGCGTGCGCCTGTCCGGCGCCAAGGTCGTGCCGGTCGGGCAGGCGACCAGCGTCATGGCCTATCAGATGGAAGGCGCCATCACGGAGCGCACGGCCGCCGCGCTCTTCGTCGTCTCGCATCACACGGTCCAGGTCGGCCAGATGGGCCTTGCCGAGTTCGTGGAGGTCGCCCATGCGCGCGGCGTGCCGGTGATCGTGGACGCTGCGTCGGAATACGACCTGCGCCGCTTTCTCGAAGCCGGGGCCGATCTCGTGCTCTACTCCTCGCACAAGTTTCTCGGCGGGCCGACGGGCGGCATCGTGGCCGGGCGCCGCGATCTCGTGCGCGCCGCCTATTTCCAGAACAACGGCATCGGCCGGGGCATGAAGGTCGGGAAGGAAGGGATCGTCGGCACGATCGCCGCGCTGGAAGCCTGGGAGGTCCGCGATCACGCCGGCATTCGCGCTCGCGAGAGCGAAGCGCTGGATGTCTGGCAGCGCACGCTCGCCGACTTCGCGGGGGTGGAGGCCGCGATCGATCCCGATCCGACCGACAATCCGCTCGACCGGCTGAAGGTCCACGTGAACCCGGCGGAGGCGCATATCACGGCCTGGGACCTCGCCGACGCGCTGGCCAGCAACGGCACGCACCCGGTCATCGTGCGCGATCACGAGGTCGAGCACGGGCACTTCTATCTCGACCCCTGCAACCTTCATCCCGGTCAGGCGGAGATCGTTGCGGAGCGCCTGCGCGAGGAACTCGACATCGCGCGCCGCTCCAACGACATCATCAGCAGCGACTTCGCGGCCCGTCGCAAGCGCCGGGCCATCAACAACTGGCCGGACTGA
- a CDS encoding IclR family transcriptional regulator, whose protein sequence is MARGAIAPAKDGGAQEAAGAARRSRVSGIDRALQIFDQLRDTGRPATAYDLAHSVKAPLSTIYTIVDDLVEKGLLVRGEGGTVWLGPRLYHYGLAYERSIDLMAIAKEEMIDLNRQLGETIQICGRDEDMMVVLAMAEGRDHFQVTSRVGSRVPLNWVASGRLLVGHLPQAERVEIFRRCAKVSPTGRAELNPETLAIRSAEALADRLSIQAGESAYSVACVAAPILDPKGSCTATISVVLPDFKVAEARERYTEAVRQSARRIEGRLGWNGREG, encoded by the coding sequence ATGGCAAGAGGAGCGATCGCCCCGGCCAAGGACGGCGGAGCGCAGGAGGCGGCGGGCGCGGCCCGGCGCTCGCGCGTCAGCGGCATCGACCGCGCGCTGCAGATCTTCGACCAGCTGCGCGACACCGGACGCCCGGCGACGGCCTACGACCTCGCCCATTCGGTGAAGGCGCCGCTTTCCACCATCTATACGATCGTCGACGATCTGGTGGAGAAGGGCCTTCTCGTGCGCGGCGAAGGCGGCACGGTCTGGCTCGGGCCGCGCCTCTACCATTACGGCCTCGCCTACGAGCGCTCGATCGACCTGATGGCGATCGCCAAGGAGGAGATGATCGATCTCAACCGGCAGCTGGGCGAGACGATCCAGATCTGCGGGCGCGACGAGGACATGATGGTGGTGCTGGCCATGGCGGAGGGGCGGGACCATTTCCAGGTCACCTCGCGCGTCGGCTCGCGCGTGCCGCTCAACTGGGTGGCGTCGGGTCGGTTGCTGGTCGGCCACCTGCCGCAGGCCGAACGGGTCGAGATCTTCCGCCGCTGCGCCAAGGTTTCCCCCACCGGCCGGGCGGAGCTGAACCCCGAGACGCTGGCGATCCGCTCGGCCGAGGCGCTGGCCGACCGGCTGTCGATCCAGGCCGGCGAATCCGCCTATTCGGTGGCCTGCGTCGCCGCGCCGATCCTCGACCCGAAGGGCTCCTGCACGGCCACGATCTCCGTTGTGCTGCCCGACTTCAAGGTGGCGGAGGCGCGCGAGCGCTACACGGAGGCGGTGCGCCAGTCCGCCCGGCGCATCGAGGGGCGCCTGGGCTGGAACGGGCGGGAGGGCTAG
- a CDS encoding RidA family protein: MSILQPARAGPTAPYERLAALGITLPPAPPPIANFVTHVVEGRLLYLSGQGPREIDGYLHKGKVGLDVSVEEAYGHARLTGINLLSVMQDALGDLGRVRRIVKLLGMVNAEADFDDHPSIINGCSDLMIAVFGDAGRHARSAVGLGSLPGRITVEIEAIVAID; encoded by the coding sequence ATGTCCATTCTTCAGCCGGCCCGCGCCGGACCGACCGCCCCCTATGAAAGGCTCGCCGCGCTCGGCATCACCCTGCCGCCCGCCCCGCCGCCGATCGCCAATTTCGTGACTCATGTGGTCGAGGGCCGGCTTCTCTACCTGTCGGGCCAGGGCCCGCGCGAGATCGACGGTTATCTCCACAAGGGAAAGGTGGGATTGGACGTTTCGGTCGAGGAGGCCTACGGCCATGCGCGGCTGACGGGCATCAACCTTCTCTCCGTCATGCAGGACGCGCTCGGCGATCTCGGCCGCGTCCGGCGCATCGTGAAGCTTCTCGGCATGGTCAACGCCGAGGCCGATTTCGACGATCACCCCTCGATCATCAACGGCTGCTCGGACCTGATGATCGCGGTGTTCGGCGACGCCGGGCGCCACGCGCGCTCGGCCGTCGGGCTCGGCTCCCTGCCGGGCCGGATCACCGTCGAGATCGAGGCGATCGTGGCGATCGACTGA